The proteins below are encoded in one region of Phaseolus vulgaris cultivar G19833 chromosome 1, P. vulgaris v2.0, whole genome shotgun sequence:
- the LOC137813875 gene encoding alpha-L-arabinofuranosidase 1-like — MGFCSLKPWFGVMLFSLLIHFLTFQYCCADANSTLVVNASFDEVNARRIPHSFLGVFFEEINHAGAGGLWAELVSNRGFEAGGPDNTLNIYPWSVIGNESFISVSINHTSCFERNKAALLMKVYCGGHKPCPYGGVGISNPGYWGMNFEQGKRYKVVYHVKSETKFDFQLSFKGVDVIKVASKTRHVFGDRKWKRVETIVEAKDTNHYSSLQITTTSEGRFLLDQVSAMPLDTHMGHGFRKDLFQMVADLKPKFLRFPGGTYVEGDHLQNRYQWKDTIGPWEERPAHFNDIWNYWSDDGIGYFEYLQLAEDLGALPIWVFNAGISVHEEINASALAPYVQDALDGIEFARGSPKSKWGSVRAAMGHPKPFDLRYVAVGNEDCWHFNYQGNYLKFYEAIRSATPDIQIISNCDASSAPLKHPADLYDFHIYTDSNDMFSKSTRFGNTSRAGPKAFVSEYAVWKEDAANGSLLAAIAEAAFLIGLEKNSDIVQMVSYAPLFSNMNDRRWIPDAIVFDSYQLYGTPSYWVQKLFIESTGATFLDSTLTTSSKKLIASAIIWENSTEKKKYLRVKVVNFGIATESLNIYIIGLNSNVQQFGSTKTVLTSTNLMDENSFLEPKKVVPQTSSLENAGKYMNVVLSSYSVTSLDFLI, encoded by the exons ATGGGGTTTTGTTCTCTCAAGCCTTGGTTTGGTGTTATGCTCTTTTCCCTCCTGATTCATTTTCTTACGTTTCAATATTGCTGTGCTGATGCAAACTCAACACTGGTTGTAAATGCTTCCTTTGATGAGGTGAATGCAAGGCGAATTCCTCACAGTTTTCTTGGAGTGTTCTTTGAG GAGATAAATCATGCTGGTGCTGGGGGACTGTGGGCAGAACTTGTAAGCAATAGAG gCTTTGAAGCTGGAGGACCAGACAACACCTTAAATATTTATCCTTGGTCAGTTATTGGAAATGAGTCATTCATTTCTGTATCAATAAACCATACCTCTTGCTTTGAGCGTAACAAAGCTGCATTACTAATGAAAGTGTATTGTGGTGGTCACAAACCTTGCCCATATGGTGGAGTTGGTATTTCTAATCCTGGTTATTGGGGCATG AATTTTGAGCAAGGAAAGAGGTACAAGGTGGTCTACCATGTTAAATCAGAAACAAAGTTTGATTTTCAACTCTCATTCAAGGGTGTTGATGTTATAAAAGTGGCATCAAAAACCAG GCATGTGTTTGGAGATAGAAAATGGAAAAGGGTGGAGACAATAGTGGAAGCAAAAGATACTAATCACTATTCAAGTCTTCAAATAACCACAACCAGTGAAGGGAGATTCTTGTTAGACCAGGTGTCAGCTATGCCATTGGACACTCATATG GGCCATGGCTTCAGAAAGGACCTTTTTCAAATGGTGGCAGATTTGAAACCTAAATTTCTTAGATTTCCTG GTGGTACTTATGTTGAAGGTGATCATCTGCAAAACAGATATCAGTGGAAAGATACAATTGGACCATGGGAAGAGAGACCTGCACATTTCAATGATATTTGGAACTATTGGAGTGACGATGGAATTGGTTATTTTGAATATCTCCAA CTAGCAGAGGACCTTGGTGCATTGCCCATATGGGTTTTTAACGCTG GTATCAGCGTTCATGAAGAAATTAATGCATCAGCCTTAGCTCCTTATGTGCAA GATGCCCTGGATGGCATTGAATTTGCAAGAGGCTCTCCTAAATCAAAATGGGGTTCTGTTAGAGCTGCAATGGGACATCCTAAACCATTTGACTTGAGATATGTTGCTGTTGGAAATGAAGATTGTTGGCATTTTAATTATCAag GAAATTACCTTAAGTTTTATGAGGCTATAAGATCTGCCACCCCAGATATTCAAATTATCTCAAACTGTGATGCTTCTAGTGCACCATTAAAGCATCCAGCTGATTTATATGATTTTCAT ATTTATACAGACTCCAATGACATGTTTTCTAAGTCCACTCGGTTCGGTAACACATCACGAGCTGGTCCAAAG GCTTTTGTGAGTGAGTATGCTGTGTGGAAAGAAGATGCTGCAAATGGAAGTCTTTTGGCTGCTATAGCTGAAGCCGCATTTCTTATTGGACTAGAGAAGAACAG TGATATTGTTCAGATGGTTTCTTATGCGCCACTTTTCTCGAACATGAATGACAGGAG ATGGATTCCCGATGCAATTGTGTTTGACTCTTATCAGCTCTATGGAACTCCCAGCTATTGGGTGCAGAAACTTTTTATTGAGTCCACTGGAGCAACATTTCTTGACTCAACACTCACAACTTCATCTAAAAAACTTATTGCATCTGCAATTATCTGGGAAAACTCTACAGAGAAGAAAAAATACCTAAGAGTAAAG GTAGTAAACTTTGGTATAGCCACAGAGAGCCTTAACATTTATATAATTGGGTTGAACTCAAATGTGCAACAATTTGGTTCTACAAAGACAGTTCTTACATCAACCAACTTAATGGATGAGAATTCCTTCTTGGAGCCCAAGAAG GTGGTGCCACAAACAAGTTCCCTAGAGAATGCTGGCAAGTACATGAATGTTGTACTCTCTTCCTATTCAGTAACATCATtagattttttaatatga